A single genomic interval of Arthrobacter globiformis harbors:
- a CDS encoding histidine phosphatase family protein — protein MEGMTLTTFALIRHGQTDWNAQRRLQGSSDIPLNDVGRGQARDAVAVLSGQAWDTVVSSPLSRAAETADLIAAGLGLTVARHVPELTERSFGPAEGLQAGPELEALRIPGGFRGAESDDEAGSRGLAALEALAEEFRGRRVLVVAHGTLLRLSLGRAIGSTLASIDNAVLNLAHHHAVDGWELEYFNGERVVEAARS, from the coding sequence ATGGAAGGCATGACCCTCACGACTTTCGCCCTCATCCGCCATGGCCAGACAGACTGGAATGCGCAGCGCCGGCTGCAGGGATCCAGCGATATTCCGCTGAACGACGTCGGCCGCGGCCAGGCGCGCGACGCCGTCGCCGTCTTGTCCGGGCAGGCGTGGGACACGGTCGTATCCTCGCCGCTGAGCCGTGCGGCGGAAACCGCAGACCTGATCGCCGCCGGCCTCGGACTCACAGTGGCCCGGCATGTGCCGGAGCTCACCGAGCGCAGTTTCGGGCCCGCGGAGGGCCTGCAGGCTGGCCCGGAACTGGAGGCACTGCGCATCCCCGGCGGCTTCCGCGGGGCGGAAAGCGACGACGAAGCGGGCTCCCGGGGCCTGGCCGCCCTGGAGGCGCTGGCCGAGGAGTTCCGCGGACGGCGCGTTTTGGTCGTCGCCCACGGCACGCTCCTCCGCCTGTCCCTGGGCCGTGCCATCGGCAGCACCCTCGCAAGCATCGACAACGCCGTGCTCAACCTTGCCCACCACCACGCCGTCGACGGCTGGGAGCTCGAATACTTCAACGGCGAACGGGTAGTGGAGGCCGCCCGCAGCTAG
- the katG gene encoding catalase/peroxidase HPI yields MTDRQDHPPVPTPGSAQGLDSKVEGGCPVAHDSATSHGSESENPAIDSPQPKAHRPRTNADWWPNQLDLSVLHANHPAGNPLAPGFSYREEFQKLDVEALKQDIIQVLTTSQDWWPADFGHYGGLMIRLSWHAAGTYRVHDGRGGAGEGSQRFAPLNSWPDNANLDKARRLLWPVKQKHGQKISWADLLVLAGNVALESMGFKTFGFAFGREDVWEPEQIFWGPEDAWLGDERYIGEGAMAEEVGSTEMGLIYVNPEGPMGNPDPKLAAAFIRETFKRMAMNDEETFALIAGGHTFGKTHGAGDADAHVGPEPEAANLEEQGLGWISTHGSGRGGDTITSGLEVTWTDRPTEWSNRFLEILFEYEWELTKSPAGAHQWVAKDAPQIIPDAHNPEKKHRPTMLTTDLSLRFDPAYEEIGRRFLGNPDEFALAFAKAWYKLLHRDMGPVGPHLLGPWVPEPQLWQDPIPAADHELISEQDIASLKAQLLDSGLSVSQLVTTAWAAASTYRKTDKRGGVNGARIRLEPQRGWEVNQPGQLEAALQAIEAVQQQFNSGQSGGRKVSLADLIVLGGCAAVEKASSDAGFNITVPFRPGRTDASQDQTDVESFQYLQPRADGFRNYVRPGEKLPPETLLLDKAYLLDLSAPEMTALIGGMRALGGNVGGSAHGVLTDRPQVLTNDFFVNLLAPGTRWKASEAEENVYEISDVATGELKWTATPVDLVFGSNSQLRAVAEVYASDDAREKFVNDFVAAWVKVMELDRFDLR; encoded by the coding sequence ATGACCGATCGCCAGGACCATCCTCCGGTTCCCACGCCGGGAAGTGCCCAGGGTCTGGACAGCAAGGTTGAGGGCGGCTGCCCGGTTGCCCATGACAGCGCGACCTCGCACGGCAGCGAGAGCGAGAACCCGGCGATCGACTCGCCGCAGCCGAAGGCGCACCGGCCCCGGACGAACGCGGACTGGTGGCCGAACCAACTTGATCTCTCGGTGCTCCATGCGAACCACCCGGCAGGCAACCCGCTCGCCCCCGGCTTCAGTTACCGGGAGGAGTTCCAGAAACTCGATGTCGAGGCGCTGAAGCAGGACATCATTCAGGTCCTGACCACCTCGCAGGACTGGTGGCCGGCGGATTTCGGCCACTACGGCGGCCTGATGATCAGGCTGAGCTGGCACGCTGCCGGCACCTACCGGGTCCACGATGGCCGCGGCGGTGCGGGTGAGGGCAGCCAGCGCTTCGCTCCGCTGAACAGCTGGCCGGATAACGCGAACCTGGACAAGGCCCGGCGGCTGCTGTGGCCCGTGAAGCAGAAGCATGGCCAGAAGATCTCATGGGCCGACCTGCTGGTCCTTGCGGGCAACGTCGCCTTGGAGTCAATGGGCTTCAAGACCTTCGGGTTCGCCTTCGGCCGCGAGGACGTGTGGGAACCCGAGCAGATCTTCTGGGGACCCGAGGACGCCTGGCTGGGCGACGAGCGCTACATCGGCGAAGGTGCCATGGCGGAGGAGGTAGGTTCCACGGAGATGGGCCTGATCTACGTCAACCCCGAGGGCCCGATGGGCAACCCGGATCCCAAGCTCGCTGCGGCGTTTATCCGCGAGACCTTCAAACGGATGGCGATGAACGACGAGGAGACCTTCGCACTGATCGCCGGCGGGCACACGTTCGGCAAGACCCACGGCGCCGGTGATGCCGACGCGCACGTGGGCCCCGAGCCGGAGGCCGCGAACCTGGAGGAACAGGGTCTGGGCTGGATCAGCACGCACGGCAGCGGCAGGGGAGGCGACACGATCACCTCCGGGCTCGAGGTCACCTGGACCGACCGGCCGACGGAGTGGAGCAACCGCTTCCTGGAGATCCTGTTCGAATACGAGTGGGAACTCACCAAGAGCCCGGCCGGCGCCCACCAGTGGGTTGCCAAAGATGCCCCGCAGATCATTCCGGACGCGCACAATCCCGAGAAGAAGCACCGGCCGACCATGCTGACCACGGACCTGTCACTGCGCTTCGACCCGGCCTACGAGGAAATCGGGCGGCGCTTCCTGGGAAACCCGGACGAGTTCGCGCTGGCGTTCGCCAAGGCCTGGTACAAACTGCTGCACCGCGACATGGGTCCGGTGGGCCCGCACCTGCTCGGACCCTGGGTCCCGGAGCCGCAGCTCTGGCAGGACCCGATCCCGGCGGCGGACCACGAGCTGATCAGCGAACAGGACATCGCGTCCCTCAAGGCCCAGCTCTTGGACTCGGGCCTCTCCGTTTCCCAGCTCGTCACCACGGCGTGGGCCGCGGCGTCCACCTACCGCAAGACCGACAAGCGCGGCGGCGTCAACGGCGCCCGCATCCGCCTGGAGCCCCAGCGCGGCTGGGAGGTCAACCAGCCCGGGCAGCTGGAGGCCGCGCTGCAGGCGATCGAGGCCGTGCAGCAGCAGTTCAACAGCGGCCAGAGCGGTGGCAGGAAGGTCTCGCTGGCGGACCTGATCGTCCTCGGCGGCTGCGCGGCCGTGGAGAAAGCCTCGAGCGACGCGGGCTTCAACATTACTGTGCCGTTCCGGCCAGGCCGGACGGACGCCTCCCAGGACCAGACCGACGTCGAGTCATTCCAGTACCTGCAGCCGCGGGCGGACGGGTTCCGCAACTACGTGCGCCCCGGTGAGAAGCTTCCCCCGGAAACCCTCCTGCTCGATAAGGCTTACCTGCTGGATCTCTCCGCACCGGAGATGACCGCGCTCATCGGTGGCATGCGTGCCCTCGGCGGCAACGTGGGCGGCTCCGCGCATGGTGTGCTTACCGACCGGCCCCAGGTCCTGACGAACGACTTCTTCGTCAACCTGCTCGCACCGGGCACCCGGTGGAAGGCTTCGGAGGCGGAGGAGAACGTCTACGAGATCAGCGATGTGGCTACGGGCGAGCTGAAGTGGACCGCTACACCGGTCGACCTGGTCTTCGGCTCCAACTCCCAGCTTCGGGCGGTGGCCGAGGTCTACGCGAGCGACGACGCCAGGGAGAAGTTCGTCAACGACTTCGTCGCGGCGTGGGTGAAGGTCATGGAGCTCGACCGCTTCGACCTGCGCTGA
- a CDS encoding TetR/AcrR family transcriptional regulator, producing MRTVADNLENPDDVRTRIVVTAYRLFAHRGIRDVGVDELIRASGVAKATFYRHFPSKDDVALAFLKRRDELWMLGSVVPEARSRADNPEDQLLAIFDVYDQWFQDDDFEACSFVKVLLEMGPEHPLGQASIGYLGRIRQQVRLLAEEAGLDDSEAFALSWHILMKGSIIAAAEGDKLSARRARHMASGLIADHRPKHLPA from the coding sequence ATGAGGACAGTCGCAGATAACCTTGAAAATCCTGATGACGTCCGCACCCGTATTGTGGTCACCGCCTACAGACTGTTTGCCCACCGCGGGATCCGCGACGTCGGGGTCGACGAGCTGATCCGCGCCTCGGGCGTCGCCAAGGCGACGTTCTACCGGCATTTCCCGTCGAAGGACGATGTGGCGCTGGCCTTTCTGAAGCGCCGCGACGAGCTGTGGATGCTCGGATCGGTGGTACCGGAAGCCCGGAGCAGGGCCGATAACCCTGAGGACCAGTTGCTGGCCATCTTCGACGTTTACGACCAGTGGTTCCAGGACGATGACTTCGAAGCGTGTTCCTTCGTAAAAGTGCTGCTGGAGATGGGGCCCGAGCATCCCCTGGGGCAGGCGAGCATCGGGTACCTGGGCAGGATCCGCCAACAGGTGCGGCTCCTGGCCGAGGAAGCGGGCCTGGATGACTCCGAGGCATTCGCCCTCTCCTGGCACATCCTCATGAAGGGCTCGATCATTGCCGCCGCCGAAGGTGACAAGCTGTCCGCCCGCCGCGCCCGGCATATGGCCAGCGGACTAATTGCCGACCACCGGCCCAAACATTTGCCGGCATAG
- a CDS encoding HNH endonuclease, with product MEVQAFVTDDETWVPAVAFTDLEDSLLAGTLSVPLPSFLTADEALGLVGSSDRLIAWATAMKLSALARVEEAIGEESPRRQENQPVRFGGEEAHALAVSEVSTASALSESTAARWLNDAADLTASQWEVLEAVQDGEISEAHARIILDQARSLPAEQAEKFSRLALRRTRTRQGRLRTPAELRTCLRRLRERLHPESLEARRESAQRERGVWFSAEPDGMCTLTARLTAEIGLALFNGLDHDARQASTRAADPRDVPGAGTAPDHHTLSELRADAFTYRFLGASDEPESGAFRAEVVVTIPVGQVLGDGVHWSEALSTGELETAGLQAGSLGTAELELAELQGYGPIDAATARRMAVLAPTWQRLFTDCTTGQALGVGRTAYRPPQALRRYLNCRDGTCRFPGCTRRATACEPDHTIEWQDGGTTDAGNLAMLCRRHHALKSIGAWTYTHAGAGNLSWHSPLGRAYVTEPAPFGMRGHPVEPPEPTLKPPDHATAPEPPPF from the coding sequence ATGGAGGTCCAGGCGTTCGTCACCGATGACGAGACGTGGGTTCCAGCTGTCGCCTTCACGGACCTGGAGGATTCACTGCTAGCCGGCACCCTGAGCGTTCCGCTGCCGTCGTTCCTCACAGCCGACGAGGCCCTCGGTCTGGTGGGGTCGTCCGACCGGCTCATCGCGTGGGCAACAGCCATGAAATTGAGCGCCCTTGCACGGGTCGAAGAAGCGATCGGCGAAGAATCTCCCCGGCGCCAAGAAAACCAGCCGGTACGGTTCGGCGGGGAGGAAGCCCATGCGCTGGCCGTCAGTGAAGTGTCCACCGCCTCTGCCCTCTCGGAAAGCACCGCCGCACGCTGGCTGAACGATGCCGCGGACCTGACGGCGTCCCAATGGGAGGTCCTCGAGGCGGTCCAAGACGGGGAAATCTCCGAGGCGCACGCCCGGATCATCCTCGACCAGGCCCGATCCCTCCCCGCCGAACAGGCCGAAAAATTCTCGCGGCTTGCCCTGCGACGCACACGGACCCGGCAAGGCCGCCTCCGCACCCCAGCCGAATTGCGGACATGCCTGCGGCGGCTGCGCGAGCGCCTTCACCCCGAAAGCCTCGAGGCCCGCAGAGAGTCTGCCCAGCGTGAGCGCGGCGTCTGGTTCTCGGCCGAACCCGACGGCATGTGCACCCTCACCGCACGCCTGACAGCGGAAATCGGGCTGGCGCTTTTCAATGGGCTCGACCACGATGCACGGCAGGCCAGCACACGGGCTGCAGACCCCAGAGACGTTCCTGGGGCCGGCACTGCTCCCGACCACCACACGCTGTCCGAGTTGCGCGCTGATGCATTCACCTACCGTTTTCTGGGCGCATCTGATGAACCAGAGTCCGGGGCATTCCGTGCCGAGGTTGTGGTGACCATTCCCGTCGGACAGGTCCTCGGTGACGGCGTCCATTGGTCCGAGGCGCTCTCCACAGGTGAACTGGAAACGGCTGGGCTCCAAGCAGGGTCACTTGGAACAGCTGAGCTCGAACTGGCTGAGCTCCAGGGCTACGGCCCAATCGATGCTGCCACGGCCCGGCGCATGGCTGTCTTGGCGCCCACATGGCAGCGGCTCTTCACAGACTGCACCACCGGCCAGGCCCTGGGCGTGGGCCGCACGGCCTACCGTCCACCGCAGGCGCTTCGCCGGTACCTGAACTGCCGGGACGGGACCTGCCGCTTCCCGGGATGCACCCGCCGGGCCACCGCCTGCGAACCTGACCACACCATCGAATGGCAGGACGGTGGCACCACCGACGCCGGCAACCTGGCAATGCTCTGCCGAAGACACCATGCACTGAAGTCCATCGGCGCTTGGACCTACACGCACGCCGGCGCGGGCAACCTCAGCTGGCATTCACCGCTGGGACGGGCCTACGTTACCGAACCAGCACCTTTCGGCATGCGCGGCCACCCAGTCGAGCCACCGGAACCAACACTGAAACCACCGGATCACGCCACCGCACCAGAACCTCCGCCCTTTTAG
- a CDS encoding MarR family winged helix-turn-helix transcriptional regulator: protein MTSPSGSDEDLLLERQLCFALAVASRTVIGAYRPVLQELNLTHPQYLVMLALWEKSPRSVKEISDALLLVPATLSPLLKRLEALGYVTRRRVPGDERSLAVGLTPEGAALRDKAMGVPGTMLAKLGLTRAQAEDIHVAMTQLIESAQIDHTLQADPNVEDEATA, encoded by the coding sequence ATGACTTCCCCTTCAGGAAGCGACGAAGACCTCCTGCTCGAGCGGCAGCTCTGCTTCGCTCTGGCTGTCGCCTCGCGCACCGTCATCGGCGCCTACCGGCCCGTGCTGCAGGAGCTGAACCTGACCCACCCGCAGTACCTGGTGATGCTCGCACTGTGGGAGAAGAGTCCGCGTTCCGTCAAGGAAATCAGCGACGCACTCCTCCTGGTCCCGGCCACCCTGTCCCCCTTGCTCAAGCGGCTCGAAGCCTTGGGATATGTCACCCGCCGCCGCGTTCCCGGCGATGAACGTTCCCTTGCCGTCGGCCTGACCCCCGAAGGAGCCGCGCTCCGCGACAAAGCAATGGGCGTGCCCGGCACCATGCTCGCCAAACTAGGCCTCACCCGTGCCCAGGCGGAGGACATCCACGTTGCCATGACGCAGCTCATCGAATCCGCGCAGATCGATCACACGCTCCAGGCTGACCCCAACGTGGAAGACGAAGCAACGGCCTAG
- a CDS encoding DUF4193 domain-containing protein, with translation MATDYDAPRVAQEDQPANESLEAIQSRQGGSQTALLDVEEADTAEGIDLPGADLSHEELLIQVVPVQEDEFTCMSCFLVHHRSQLAREKDGKKYCSECEG, from the coding sequence ATGGCAACTGACTACGACGCCCCTCGCGTGGCCCAAGAGGACCAGCCGGCCAACGAATCCCTGGAGGCCATCCAGTCCCGGCAGGGCGGATCCCAAACTGCCCTGCTTGATGTCGAAGAGGCCGACACCGCCGAAGGCATCGACCTTCCCGGTGCCGACCTGTCGCACGAAGAGCTGCTGATCCAGGTTGTTCCGGTGCAGGAGGACGAGTTCACCTGTATGTCCTGCTTCCTGGTCCACCACCGCAGCCAGCTCGCGCGGGAAAAGGACGGCAAGAAATACTGCTCGGAGTGTGAGGGCTAG
- a CDS encoding lytic transglycosylase domain-containing protein, whose product MLRLKRLAVLSLFAFCAITAGAFWLLGNGTPAAQPAPPQAAGKFVPLASGSKHAVNITRTVEPGWLARTAAQTGIPARALRAYVAAAGMANADAPACGIGWNTLAAVGFVESAHGALGGGRLTASGDVSGPIVGPGLNGDGFAAIADTDAGALDGDTRWDRAVGPMQFIPSTWKLAGRDANGDGVADPHNIDDAALSAAGYLCAGGRDLTTDQGWTDAIWSYNQSEAYLGQVGGQAAEYAEQAG is encoded by the coding sequence GTGCTTCGTCTGAAACGCCTCGCGGTCCTCAGCCTTTTCGCGTTCTGCGCCATCACCGCGGGCGCCTTCTGGCTCCTGGGCAACGGAACGCCTGCGGCCCAACCGGCTCCGCCGCAGGCGGCGGGGAAGTTCGTGCCGCTGGCAAGTGGCAGTAAGCATGCCGTGAACATCACGAGGACCGTTGAGCCGGGCTGGTTGGCCCGGACCGCTGCGCAGACTGGAATTCCTGCACGGGCTCTTCGGGCGTACGTTGCCGCGGCCGGCATGGCGAATGCCGACGCGCCGGCGTGCGGGATCGGCTGGAACACGCTAGCCGCCGTCGGGTTTGTCGAATCCGCGCACGGCGCCCTCGGCGGAGGCCGCCTCACGGCTTCGGGAGACGTGAGCGGTCCGATCGTCGGCCCCGGCCTCAACGGCGACGGCTTCGCCGCCATTGCCGACACGGACGCCGGCGCGCTCGACGGCGACACCCGCTGGGACCGCGCCGTCGGACCCATGCAGTTCATTCCGTCCACGTGGAAGTTGGCGGGGCGGGACGCCAACGGCGACGGGGTGGCCGATCCGCACAATATCGACGACGCCGCCCTGAGTGCGGCGGGCTACCTGTGCGCCGGCGGCCGGGACCTCACCACCGATCAGGGCTGGACCGATGCCATCTGGTCCTACAACCAGTCCGAGGCCTACCTGGGGCAAGTGGGCGGGCAGGCTGCTGAGTACGCGGAGCAGGCGGGGTAG
- a CDS encoding helix-turn-helix transcriptional regulator → MDNRTEAREFLVSRRSRITPEQAGLEPIGGRRRVPGLRREEVARLAGVSVEYYTRLERGNLSGASDSILDAISQALQLDRAEHDHLYDLARAANTTSRSRTKSTPATVQPAMQYLLDAITGAPAFIANNRMDIVAANDLGYAMYSDMYRGTARPANHSRFIFLDPLSHNFYPDWDRAANVNVAILRREAGRNPHDKRIAELVGELSMRSNEFRTRWAAHNVRRHYSGTKTFRHPVVGLLELTYAAMELEDDPGHTLTVYPAVPGSPSDEALRLLASWAATERIAETARAASRA, encoded by the coding sequence ATGGACAACCGAACCGAGGCACGCGAGTTCCTGGTCTCCCGCCGTTCCCGGATCACTCCGGAGCAGGCAGGACTGGAACCGATTGGCGGCCGACGGCGTGTTCCCGGCCTTCGCCGGGAAGAAGTGGCACGCCTCGCCGGCGTCAGCGTTGAGTACTACACCCGCCTCGAACGCGGAAATCTCAGCGGCGCCTCCGACAGCATCCTTGACGCGATATCGCAGGCCCTGCAGCTGGACCGGGCCGAGCACGACCACCTCTACGACCTCGCCCGCGCAGCGAACACCACATCCCGGAGCCGGACCAAGAGCACCCCCGCCACCGTGCAGCCAGCAATGCAGTACCTGCTCGATGCGATAACCGGAGCCCCGGCGTTCATCGCCAACAACCGGATGGACATCGTGGCCGCGAATGACCTTGGTTACGCCATGTACTCCGACATGTACCGCGGCACAGCGCGCCCCGCGAACCACTCGAGATTCATCTTCCTGGACCCGCTCTCCCACAATTTCTACCCCGACTGGGACCGGGCAGCGAACGTCAACGTCGCGATCCTCCGCCGCGAGGCCGGCCGCAACCCGCATGACAAGCGCATCGCCGAACTCGTGGGTGAACTCTCCATGCGCAGCAACGAATTCCGCACGCGCTGGGCAGCCCACAACGTCCGCCGCCACTACTCCGGAACCAAGACCTTCCGCCACCCCGTCGTCGGCCTCCTGGAACTGACGTACGCGGCCATGGAACTCGAAGACGACCCCGGCCACACGCTCACGGTCTACCCCGCAGTCCCCGGCAGCCCGTCCGACGAAGCACTCCGGCTGCTCGCGTCGTGGGCCGCGACCGAGCGAATCGCGGAAACGGCAAGGGCGGCCAGCCGGGCCTAA
- a CDS encoding DNA alkylation repair protein, with amino-acid sequence MAEATIDAVMTELAALDDPKMREANQRRGDDHGVNLSALRAVAKRLKTQHELARDLWATDDTAARLLALLICRPKAFDLEELDAMLRQARAPKVHDWLVNYVVKKSPHAEDLRVAWTDDPDQVVASAGWALTTERVAKKPEGLDLPGLLDTIEAEMKDAPDRLQWAMNHTLAQIGIEHGHHRARAIDIGERLEVVKDYPTPPNCTSPFAPIWINEMVSRRGEA; translated from the coding sequence ATGGCCGAGGCAACAATTGACGCGGTGATGACCGAACTGGCCGCGCTCGACGATCCAAAAATGCGCGAGGCGAACCAGAGGCGCGGCGACGACCACGGTGTGAACCTGTCTGCGTTGCGCGCGGTCGCGAAGCGGCTGAAGACGCAGCACGAGCTGGCCCGTGACTTGTGGGCCACGGATGACACCGCCGCCCGGTTGCTGGCGCTGCTGATCTGCCGGCCTAAGGCCTTCGACCTTGAAGAACTGGACGCCATGCTGCGCCAGGCCCGCGCACCCAAGGTGCATGACTGGCTGGTGAACTACGTGGTGAAGAAAAGCCCGCATGCCGAAGATCTGCGCGTCGCCTGGACTGACGACCCGGACCAGGTGGTCGCGAGTGCTGGCTGGGCCCTGACCACGGAGCGGGTCGCGAAGAAGCCCGAGGGCCTGGACCTGCCAGGGCTGCTGGACACCATCGAGGCGGAAATGAAAGACGCCCCGGACCGGTTGCAGTGGGCCATGAACCACACCCTGGCGCAGATCGGCATCGAGCACGGACACCACCGGGCCCGGGCCATTGACATCGGTGAACGGCTGGAAGTCGTGAAGGATTACCCGACCCCGCCGAACTGCACCTCGCCTTTCGCGCCGATCTGGATCAATGAGATGGTGAGCCGGCGCGGCGAGGCCTAA